DNA from Doryrhamphus excisus isolate RoL2022-K1 chromosome 19, RoL_Dexc_1.0, whole genome shotgun sequence:
CTCTGTGAGTGCTTTTCTAGTTCACAATGGGAAGGATGATTTTAAGTATGAATCCTGGGCTCATCTGTTTCGATTTCCTTTTAGGACAAAAAGGAGGTGGAGGCGTCTCTTACTTTGGGACTGACTTTACGCGGGATTCAAATATTCCAGGTACCATTCATGATGTAGCATacattttcctttcatttttcatcctcACAGAAATGTTAGCGTTTAATCCCAAAAGCAGTCGGCAGCTTTCTAAGCTTTTTGCGTTTTTGCAGAATATCGGCTCTGTGAGGCAGCTTTTGTACGACTTTCCGTGGACCAACGTGGGAAAACTAGTTTTTGTGGTGAGTTTCacataagcacacacacactattacaCACACTATTACACACAGtacagttgtgtttttttaatcacgCTAAGCATTTATGACTGAATGGAGAGTTTGTGTGGTGGCTTTATTTGTTTTCATGGATGCTGTACCTCAGCCCTGCAAGTCCTCTGGAACAAATCAAGGATTTAGGaagactgcacacacacattgtagttataatacatattaatcaggggtgtccaaagtgcagcccaggggtcttttttattggcctgcaggacattctcaaaatataatttaacaagaaaacaaaaaaaaccccaacaacagTAAAAATTGAAAAGTCATATAATAAagtgaataaagtgaaaatattaagagaaaaaggttgtaatgaatgttgtttaaaagttgtaatttttcaagAATGAGTATGagggaaattttttttgtagatcAAAACTGTaatattaaagaagaaatacttaaaacatattttaactttttgtaatattatgaaaaacaaagctatgaataaagttgtaatttctggaaaattaagttggggagtcaaaatatgggaataaagtcagaatatcaCAAGACGAAAAtgaacaagaagaaagttgaaatagttggaaaaaaacaacagcagaaatgggaaaaaaactgctgtcattTCAGGAGAGTCAAATAAaagcttttagcttgattggcATAGTCAGTTCCGTCTGATGCCTTACTGTATCCTGTAGTAGCATGTTGTTGTTGCCCctagactacccagcatgccttgcgggcacagttcacagttccgTCTGATGCCTTACTGTATCCTGTAGTAGCATGTTGTTGTTGCCCctagactacccagcatgccttgcgggcacagttcacagttccgTCTGATGCCTTACTGTATCCTGTAGTAGCATGTTGTTGTTGCCCctagactacccagcatgccttgtgggcacagttcacagttccatctGATGCCTTACTGTATCCTGTAGTAGCATGTTGTTGTTGCCCctagactacccagcatgccttgtgggcacagttcacagttccatctGATGCCTTACTGTATCCTGTAGTAGCATGTTGTTGTTGCCCctagactacccagcatgccttgtgggcacagttcacagttccgTCTGATGCCTTACTGTATCCTGTAGTAGCATGTTGTTGTTGCCTctagactacccagcatgccttgtgggcacagttcacagttccatctGATGCCTTACTGTATCCTGTAGTAGCATGTTGTTGTTGCCCctagactacccagcatgccttgtgggcacagttcacagttccatctGATGCCTTACTGTATCCTGTAGTAGCATGTTGTTGTTGCCCctagactacccagcatgccttgcaggcacagttcacagttccgTCTGATGCCTTACTGTATCCTGTAGTAGCATGTTGTTGTTGCCCctagactacccagcatgccttgcgggcacagTTGACAGTTCTGTCTGATGCCTTACTGTATCCTATAGTAGCATGTTGTTGTTGCCCctagactacccagcatgccttgcgggcacagttcacagttccgTCTGATGCCTTACTGTATCCTGAGGTAGCATGTCGTTGTTGCCCctagactacccagcatgccttgcgggcacagTTGACAGTTCCGTCTGATGCCTTACTGTATCCTATAGTAGCATGTTGTTGTTGCCCCTAGAGTaccagttcatttggagctctcTATGCAtagtaatatacatatattatcatcaaatacagtaaaaattggcatatttcagacatagttgttCATGGTGATTCAtgatgattaattcattaaaaatctgtgattaattcaattaaaaaaatgtaatcatttgtCAGCCCTagtcatttttagaaaatttggttgtgggaaaagttataatcCGATGGGAATGAGGTTCCTCCTGATGTTAAGTCCTGACATGATCAGCGGCTTTCCTGAATATCGAGGCGGGCTTTCACGCTCTTTTCTTTCTAGTTTTGCATCTGACTTAATTGCAACTCCGACGGGCTCGGGTGGCGGTCACGCCCTTCTCCCGAATAACAGACTTCCCCCACGGGCCACACCCACGCGTCAGGTCACCGAGCGCTGCGGCGAGCAGGGCGTGTCAATAAACGGCAGATGTTGCGACGGCTCCCGGCGGAGGTCATTGGCTGATGCAATACTCCGAAACAAAGCCGTGTTTGTGCTCCTCTGAGGCGGGGTGAGGTCATTGCAGCGGTGGCCTCTGCTTCTCGGAGACGCTGATTGTGTTTGATAGAATCATCTTGACAGCGCGTCCATCCATTCCTGCATGCTTTGCTCAGCCATTGCACTTGCACACATCCTCTAAAACAGCCATAGGCCATAGGAGCTTTTCCACGTGTTCGTCTCCCCGCTTGGAAGCTCAGCGGTGCTCGTGCTGCAAGAATGTTTGAGTGTCAGTGTGGAGAAATGATGAGCTTTCTGGCTGAGGACTCAGATCAGACTTCTGGGGTTTCCCATTTAAGCCTTCTTCTCGTCTCCCCGTCCGCTTCTTCTCTCAGGGCAAGAAGTTTGAAATCCTTCCAGACGGACTCCCCTCGGCCCGGAAGCTCATCTACTACACGGGCTGCCCGGTGCGCTCTCGCCAcctgctgcagctgctgagCAACAGTCACAGGCTCTACATGAACCTGCAACCCGTCCTCAAGCAGGTCCGCCGGCTGGAGGAGCACGAAGGTGATTGGATCAACACAGTTATCCCTTTCtgccagctggagcctatcccagctgactctggcCGGTCACATGACACGCGGTCTTTCCCAAACATCTGTCCTGTTTCCTTCCAGCGAGGACCACATGGTGAAATAGCAGTTCTCAACAAATAAACCCAACTTTCACTTTGCCACAAATGTCGCCATATACATTTAGCCTACATTTCTAAACactatatttacaattttcacattaaaaGCTGAACACACGCGCTTCTGCGTACGTTAACATTTTCGTGTCCTGCATGCTACATCGGTCCGTGCTCTTCTACTTCCTGCTTGCAGCGAGCTCTAATCAAAtgtacttctgccaccttgtggccgtttttatggcttcaaTGAaagctgcaccaaacatgatcccTTCTATTGTGCACTTGTGTCATCAcctgttttttatattattaattatttttttgctgggcgacatggcggtcgagtggttagcacgcacacctcacagctagaagaacagggttcaattccacccttggccatctctgtgtggagtttgcatgttctccccgtgcatgcgtggcttttctccgggtactccggtttcctcccacattccaaaaacatgctaggttaattagccactccaaattgtccataggtatgaatgtgagtgtgaatggttgtttgtctatatgtgccctgggattggctggccaccagtccagggtgtaccccgcctttcgccccaagacagctggggtaggctccagcacccccgcgactcttgtgaggaaaggcgttagaaaatgaatgaatgaatgagcattaAAAGCTGAACACACGCGCTTCTGCGTACGTTAAAATTTTTGTGTCCTGCATGCTACAccgtagctgggataggctccagcacccccgcgacccttgtgaggaaaagcggtagaaaatgaatgaatgaataattttttgctACGAGGAACAAATGCTTTGCCATTTCAGACTCATTCAACACCAAAGACCTACGTTTTTGTAAATCCCAAAGAcctatttatacgtcttttatgttttttaagcaAAATGTTCATGTATTTATGCATTTGAATGTAAAAGCAACCCTtcgtgtgttgtttatgttgtagtgtacttgtttaaatatttcagctgtcacaaaaacaaaaaatattggcGTATTGGcgtttttagtcaggaactgctattttcctgaaacctctactgctgattactaaaaaccGGAaacaggtagaaacaaactttttttccctgATGAAAGTCAAGAGTCtcgtctttcttttggtaggttccatgtttatacagACTTGAAAGATCAGATCAAATCTTCTAAAATGGCCGCCACCAAAGTTGTTGGGCGTGAAGGAGTTAATGTTTGAAAAATGAATGTCCTAAAAAGTGGCGATCTTGCCCAACTTTCTCAAGATGTCCGTGTGCTTCCAGAGAAGAAACAGTACCGGGAGTCATATATCAGTGACGCTCTGGACCTGGACATGGACCACCTGGATAAGCGTTCCCGAGCCAGCGGCAGCAGCGCCGGCAGCGTGTCCCGCCACAAGCGTCTCTCCCGCCACTCAACCGCCAGCCACGGCAGCTCACACACCTCGGGCATCGAGGCGGACAGCTTGAGGGCGTCCAACCAGGCCGCCCCACGGCCGCCGAGGACCTGTGGCTCGTCCACCGCCAGCCACGGGAGCTCGCACACCTCGGGTATCGAGAGCGGCGGAAAAGAGCGCGTCCTGGACGACGACGGTAAAGGAAGAGAAGGTGTGACCTTGTGAACACTGGAGAGATGACTCGGTGTGTGTTTGCTCTCAGCAGAGATTGAGATGCTGGTGGACGACCCCAAAGACTACGAGGAGCTCAGCGAGATGGCACTGGACCAGGAACTGTGCATACACATCACGGAGGACATGTTGACCATGTCCCCGGATCAGACCAACGGATACTCTGGTAAAAGTACTTTCACTCATGTCCACTCATACCCGCTGTAGAAGACTAACAGCGTGATCTTGGCAGGTCTTATCGTCAAAGACGTCAGCTCCTCCGCCTCCAGCTCCTCCGAGACCGTTGTTAAGATGAGAGGACAAAGCATCGAGTCCCTGCCGCAGGTGCGTTTTGGTGTTCCCCACAGATCTGCACTTTCACTGTGGGAGTGGATTTCGGGGGAAAgaagcatcatgggaacatTACGGGAAGCTACTGACTTAAACACAATGTACCCGTCTGATTGCCCctagactacccagcatgccttgcgggcacagttcacagttccgTCTGATGTCTTACTGTAGCCTGTAGTAGCATGTTGTTGTTGCCCCaagactacccagcatgccttgcgggcacagttcaagttatatatatatgagttgCTGTTGCCCACATAGAGATTGGTTACCCTGCTGAGCTACGTGCCCCCTCTCCAGGGGGTAGAGTTCGTTATGCTGGCGAGCGAACTGTCCCGAGAGAGTGGCGAACCTTGGACAAGGTGCTGACCTCCTTTATGTTTCCTTCACTAACAGACGTCAACATGCAGGAAGCCTCCCTCGTCCACCGACCGCCACAGCCAGTCGCTGGACGACATCCGCCTCTATCAGAAAGACTGCCTGCAGTGGGCGGAGCTCTGCCAGGACACCGCCCACAGCTACACCTTCGGCTGCGCCCAGGAGCTGAGCGATGGCTGCAGCTACCAGGGCCTGGCCGAGCAGTGTGCAGGCCTGCGGGCGGGCGACCAGCAGGCCTTTCCCATCAAGAGGACCAGCAAGTACTTCTCCTTGGACCTGACCAGCGAGGAGGTGCCCGAGTTTGTGGTGTGACCTCCGAAATGGAGGATGTCTTCCTGCTTTTTGTCATTAATGAACGCATGGAAGTACAGAAGGGTTCTCGAAGCCAAAAAACGTGACGAAGACTCAACACAGCGTTGCTACCAACCAAAGAAAAGTTGGACACTTTGACGGAAAGTGCAGCGTGCCAACCAGCCGACGTGCCTTCAATGCCCTACGTGGGTGTCAAACCGTTGCCTTGACAATCTCATGTCCGCCGCCCATTTACAGCTTTAAAACGCTTCAAACGACGTAGCGCATCGTCAGAGTTGGGTCTGCGTTGCGAAAGAAAACAATTTATTCTCGCGTGAATTAGCAGAATTACACTTccaagcagctttttttttttaaacgtcttCCAAGTTTTTTAAGCTGCTAAAAAAAGACACCAAAGGGAAAACGGTTGTTGTGTCATAGAGTCAGAAAAGCagaaaaacacgtttttttatTCTTCAGCTTCAATCCTGCATCAACTCATATTTTCTACATTGTTACACTCGCAGCATCTGaacaatttttctttttaataaataaaaatcagcaTTTATATTTCTAACAGGTTGTTTttgccactgtttttttttttaaaaagcaattaTTTCTACATATTTTAACAAAGATGTTTCTTATACGTGTGTTAATGAACTAAGGTACATAGCCATAACGCCATgttactatatactgtataaacctTCTAAGAGTCTCCTATGTCTCTGTCCAACGTCGTCCTTTCTGTGAAAGGATTCTCCcttcaggtttaaaaaaaacgttttgttGTTCAACTTGTAgctaaaaaatacaattgtcattattatgaaGTCTGGTCTGTGTGCCTTTCTGGTACTAACGCCGtcaatattcaaataaaaaggtacattttatttttgctgtgtgGTTATTTTAATGAGTTGCATACAATAtgttattatcatgttaaaatgCCACtgttactttttaaattatgttaaaacaggggtgtccaaagtgcaacaCCGGTGGCACATTccataaatacaatttaacaagaagacttgttaaataataataatttcaaaataaaagtcaagaAGTCAAAATTGGTATTactattactttattttcagaatattttctttttaccattattttattctcaaaaaaacatgacttttttcctGTTGGATATGTCaggatcgggcttcaccccctcgtgacatcTTCCTTAGTTTTtgtcacttcctctgttgctgtGTTCTGCTTTCCGTTCCTTCCATTTcctcccgcacctgttttcaATTTCCACACTCCcgatttagttcaggtgtgtgctcgtTCAGTTGTCAGTTCATTGCCTTATGTTGAGTTTTGCCTTGCTACTGCGCCATagcgaaaataaatacatttacctgcatttgggtcctaatctctgcatcctggggtcgaactttacAACTCACAAGCCGGACCGTGACAGGATAAGAACTtcctttcttgtaatattttgactttattcccataagatAAAATTCCCCCCCCAACCTAACTttgcaaaaaatacaacttgtttgtttttgatatatttttactaagacgttttaaaaatattaaatattaaacaagttgtattttttgcaaAGCTAGGGAAAATTTAatctgatgggaataaagtcaaaatattacaagaaggaaAGTTCTAATCCAACAGGAAAAACGTCGCAGTTTtatgaaagaaaagaaaatattctgaaaataaagtaatagtTACGAGAACAAAATTTAGAACATGAAAAtttaaattgttgaaaaataacatatattttttatattatatatattttatataatatatttttaaaatatatttaacttcTTGCCATAGTTAATGTGTCGCTTGAGAAAATATGAAAGGGGCAAAGTTGcgtcctgtgattggtcaccGTGTGGccctgttgtgttgtcatgtgggCGACGCCCACTTctgctactgttttttttctccacgaGTCATCTGGGCCAGTAGGGGGCAATGTCGCCTAAGCCTTGCGCTTTTTCCTAAACACATTTCCCTCACCGCTTCCTGTTGTACACAGACGtaacaaaaacaccaaaaagttaCGACGTTAAAAATGTTCAAACTGGCCACTAAACACTTGATGCCGTTTACGAACTTCGAGAATACTTCAGAAACATCACACGTCATTATGCTGGATGACGTAATGGCTTTTCTCGCAATTTCAAAACGAGGTGAAATGATTCCGCACGAATCCGCCATCTTGGACGGGTAAGTCCAAgctgactttattttgaaactAGCCCAAAATATGCCCGATATTATTATTTCCAAATCAATGCATTTCATAAAAGCGGATTTAGCTCTATTAATAGGTTTCCGTAAGTAAGGGTATGGTTGTGTCAAGACGTAACAGGATAAAGCTTGTTCGTTTTATTTCtttagtaatacaaataataaaatcaaataaaaatgccaaaacaTTTTTCGAAATGAAATTTAATAAgaaaaccctcgtgaggataagcggtagaaaatgaatgaatgaatgaatgaatgaagaaatgcACAAGCGTTCTGTTTTTTGACGCGTCCTTGTGACGTCACGAGACTGTCATACCCTGACTGACCAGAGAGGGCAGTAAGGGAGCCTTTCCCTGCTCCCTCCTGTCATGGTGATGCCGGCTGGCACAGATAAACCCAGAGATTAGTGATGTATGTGTAATCtgattatttatgttttattatcatCTTGCGGTGGGATCATGTTGCAGATGCTTTAGTTTATTAGACTGTTTTTGATAATGAATGTAGAAGATAAGCTGGTGTAATCAAAAAGCAAAGCGTTGGTGTTTGGATGGAGGCGAAGGGACATGAAGAGGGTTTCAAAAATGGAGGAAAGGTTTTTGCATAGCAACATCCTCatcatggaggaggaggaggagaaggaggaaggaTGCCTGAagcattgtttacattgtgtgttcatgtggttatggtggtggtggggggctgGATTTCATTTCTTATTTGTGACCATCTGGACTCCCccaagccccccccaccccaggcaTCCAGGCCCTCCATCCCAATGCCTCATGGGAGCTTGTGAGAGGTCACGCTGCCACCCAATACTCTCCAATCAATTGATGCGCCGATagtgaacattaaaaaaaaagatggctagCAACACCTAATTCGAGTAGGAcgggggagggggtgctgggTCAGTGACGGAGAAAGAAGAGAATGGATTTCCCTCcctctgttgccatggcgacagcCCTTGCACAGAGGATGGCTGATTTCCTGTACAGCTGCGATGTTGTTGTATGCGTGTGTCGTATTTGTTGTATTATGTGTGCGTATGCGTCGCCGTCATTGGTGGATTCTTCTCTATGGCAGCGAAGCGACACACCCTTCCTCCTGTCACGTGACAAAAAGGCTCCTTTCATGAGCACTTTGCGCTGGAGCTGCCACGGCAGCAACTGTTTGCAAAGATTTTTGCCCAAAAGAAAACCATGTCAATTCacttcatctgttccagggtcaaactgtggcccgaGTAAAGCTGTAGTTAAGATCACTTCAGTGTTAGAGGGAGTTAACCACTCAttttagcaacaaaaaaatgatgtaaCACCACATCGTAACTTCctgagttgcatcatcaccccaAGGAagacaaaaagtaaacaaaaaggcaaagaaaaagtAGTTTGATGCTCGCCAAACTGAAATGGCGTATAGTCGGGCACGACTGCCGTCCAATCTTGTCACTTTTTAAATCTCGTGACACCCtgaagaattatttttttcaagttgtaataaaatttggctgaaattgttggaaaattaggttgggaaaaaagttagaatattatgggagtaaagtcagaatattataagAAGAAAGTTCAACTATTTCAAAAACGTCAACAAAAAAGAAATagcaaaagtgggaaaatgaGCAGAAatatagtccaaatattaagagaaaaacgtACTATTCTAACGATAAAAAGACACAATTTAATATCATCatttaatagtataataataatattacgggaatgatgtcataattacCAGAAGAATATTTACAAAAGGAAAGttcaaataattgaaaaaaacccCACCAGAAATGGAAataacagctgtcattttatgaaaataaagtcaaaatattcattgaAAATGTCCTAATCAAATAAGTAAACATATGAAAGAAGTGGAAATTTTAGTCGAATAACGTTAGCGTTGGATCGACGTTCCTAGTCTCATGAGCTCTGGGTCGGGGGGTGGAGCTTGTCATTAGCATGCTACATGATCTTACAGGTGTTAATGTTGTAGTAACATTAATATTGTTAGCAGAAACACGTGgatgtaatggtaattgtttttaccCACAGATGTCAGCGAGACCCTGGGCTCCTTTGCTGTGGACCACCGAGACACAGAAAGAGTGTGGGAGTGAGGGAGGGGgaagtaggaggaggaggaggagggtatCTTCTCGCAGCCACGGCGTTTGACTGGAGGGTGGAGACTGGGAGCGGCGGCGAGGAAGGGAAGCAGGGAGGATCTCAACCGGAGCAGGGAAGGAGGGAGAGGACGGTGTGGATGGTAGCCGGACTCGCTTGTGTGTCCATCCTGAAAGCGGGAGTTCCGGATTCATCTTTGTTGGGAAAAAGACTCCGACTAAACATCAGGAAAGGTAGGCttctattgtatttatttatttttgcatctaCATGGGTGTGTTCCCGTTCCCGAGCAGGAGCGTGTTTCCTAGCCATGCTTGACTGATTGATGATCCGGAATCCCCTCTTCTTTGTGCCGAACCTACTGGATTTCCCTCCTTTTGTGCCTTTAGCTCCATTCAGGATTTGATTGAAGATTTGTTTTGGGAATGACGCTGCAATAAGTCAACAAATAAACCTGGACCTTTTCCGCCATCTCAAGCAGCTTTATGTCGTGGTCGGAAGAGGGGGCGGAGGGGTAGtagagggaaggagggagggggggatgaAGCTGGAATATTGTATGTAACAGACACAATGtactccccccccaccccccaaggcATTAACATCCATACACTAAAAGCATCGTAGTCTTTGTGTGCGTCTGTTTTCCCAATCCTGGCCTGTTTCCCGGCATCGGCCAGTCGCTTCTTCTAATCGGGCGAGCGTTACGCGAGCGTTACAGGTGTCACCAAACAGGGCGAGAGAGGGCGAGTCATTTTCTGCCGTCAACAGTTTCAAGCATCGGCAGCCCCCTCTGGCTGACCTGGTGTGCGATCTGAGTTCAAACGGAAAAAACTGGTTTACAGCAGGTGGAAACGGCCTTAGGCTGGTTAGACTCAGGGAGGATGAGCTCAAGGCTTCAACCTTCTCGACTTTGTTTGCTCGTGACAGTGTTGGTTTTTGGTCTTCTGAAAGCTTCTTCAACCGTCTTGCTAGGCTGAAGGCATTTTGTTGCTTAGAACCTCAGGTGAGTCTTGAGAGGACTGACTGTTTTACCGCTTTTGAGTTCTGTTGTTCTGACATTCGGACCGATTCAGGTCCGACTGAGTCTTGAGTCTGCCAAAACATATTCAGAAACTGACCTTTCTGAAGTTCCGTCCAACTACAAAAAATTGTCAGATTTTTCGATGAATCTCAAAGTCCCTCAGTCTGGAAAAGTCTTAAGTTTTTTGGCAGAAAGTCCAGGTAAAGTCTGTGTCAGACAGCATGGCTGTCAAATCCGAATTTTCGGATTTTTTGTTAGGGCCATAGGTGGGATTCAGGTCCTGCTCTCAGGTGTCAGTGCAGTCTAAGTCTTGAGACTTTTGTTGCCAAAACCTTTTAGAGGCTTAATTCTTGTCAAAGTAAGTCTAGGTAAAGTTGATTTTGTAGTTGGGACTAAAGGTTAGGTCCAAGTCTTGGAGACTCAAAGGAGCCAGGGTGCCTCGGTTCTGGATTGCCTTAAATTCAGTTGTCCATGTCAGAGGTCGTTAGACTTAAGTTTAGGTCCTAACCTCGAGTATATGTTGAGTCAGACAGTCTTTCTAAGGATTTTATGATAAGTACCAACCACGTCTCAGTTTTCCATACAGATTGAAATGTCGGATGCCTCTATGAGTCTTGGGTTTTGAGCAGCCGGGTATCCAAGGTCTAGGATTGTCTTAAATTCCGGTCCTATCCTTGAGTATACCTTGAGTCAGACAGTTTTTCTAAGAATTTTATGATAAGTACCAACCAACCGACCACATCTCAGTGTGAAATGTTGGATGCTTGTATGAGTCTTGGGTTTTGAGCAGCCGGGTTTCCAAGGTCTAGGATTAGGATTGTCTTAAATTCAGGTCCTATCCTTGATTATACCTTGAGTCAGCCAGTCTTTCTAAGGATTTTAGGACAAGGTCCAATGTTTCAATGAATGTTTCCTCATTCATTGAAGTCCCAAGATCTGCGATTGTTTTATAGTcttttcaggaaaaaatcagTATGTTGATTCCCAAGACCACCAGACCTGCTTCAACACCTTTGAGACCTAAGGAAATGATCCCATCTATTTCAGCATCCCA
Protein-coding regions in this window:
- the frmd6 gene encoding FERM domain-containing protein 6 isoform X1; this translates as MNKVNFHNNKTMQDRRCVCVFLPNDDTLNVIVNVKTLCQELLVQVCDLLRLKDCHLFGLSVIQNNEHIYMELDQKLSKYCPKEWKREASKGIDQFGPPMIIHFRAQYYVENGRLISDRAARYYYYWHLRKQVLLSQCIQREEAYFLLAAFALQADLGNFKRNKHFGKYFEPETYFPPWVIAKRGRDYILRHIPNMHKDQFALTASEAHLKYIKECAQLDDVTVHYYRLYKDKKEVEASLTLGLTLRGIQIFQNIGSVRQLLYDFPWTNVGKLVFVGKKFEILPDGLPSARKLIYYTGCPVRSRHLLQLLSNSHRLYMNLQPVLKQVRRLEEHEEKKQYRESYISDALDLDMDHLDKRSRASGSSAGSVSRHKRLSRHSTASHGSSHTSGIEADSLRASNQAAPRPPRTCGSSTASHGSSHTSGIESGGKERVLDDDAEIEMLVDDPKDYEELSEMALDQELCIHITEDMLTMSPDQTNGYSGLIVKDVSSSASSSSETVVKMRGQSIESLPQTSTCRKPPSSTDRHSQSLDDIRLYQKDCLQWAELCQDTAHSYTFGCAQELSDGCSYQGLAEQCAGLRAGDQQAFPIKRTSKYFSLDLTSEEVPEFVV
- the LOC131107494 gene encoding uncharacterized protein LOC131107494 isoform X1, with the translated sequence MFKLATKHLMPFTNFENTSETSHVIMLDDVMAFLAISKRGEMIPHESAILDGCQRDPGLLCCGPPRHRKSVGVREGEVGGGGGGYLLAATAFDWRVETGSGGEEGKQGGSQPEQGRRERTVWMVAGLACVSILKAGVPDSSLLGKRLRLNIRKASKFLTQSADSSCRPRGGARRPA
- the frmd6 gene encoding FERM domain-containing protein 6 isoform X2, which produces MNKVNFHNNKTMQDRRCVCVFLPNDDTLNVIVNVKTLCQELLVQVCDLLRLKDCHLFGLSVIQNNEHIYMELDQKLSKYCPKEWKREASKGIDQFGPPMIIHFRAQYYVENGRLISDRAARYYYYWHLRKQVLLSQCIQREEAYFLLAAFALQADLGNFKRNKHFGKYFEPETYFPPWVIAKRGRDYILRHIPNMHKDQFALTASEAHLKYIKECAQLDDVTVHYYRLYKDKKEVEASLTLGLTLRGIQIFQNIGSVRQLLYDFPWTNVGKLVFVGKKFEILPDGLPSARKLIYYTGCPVRSRHLLQLLSNSHRLYMNLQPVLKQVRRLEEHEEKKQYRESYISDALDLDMDHLDKRSRASGSSAGSVSRHKRLSRHSTASHGSSHTSGIEADSLRASNQAAPRPPRTCGSSTASHGSSHTSGIESGGKERVLDDDEIEMLVDDPKDYEELSEMALDQELCIHITEDMLTMSPDQTNGYSGLIVKDVSSSASSSSETVVKMRGQSIESLPQTSTCRKPPSSTDRHSQSLDDIRLYQKDCLQWAELCQDTAHSYTFGCAQELSDGCSYQGLAEQCAGLRAGDQQAFPIKRTSKYFSLDLTSEEVPEFVV